The Puntigrus tetrazona isolate hp1 chromosome 4, ASM1883169v1, whole genome shotgun sequence genome includes a window with the following:
- the prmt8b gene encoding protein arginine N-methyltransferase 8-B isoform X2: MGLRHSSRCLLLRRKMAEAESSERQQQRISNAPSSQSLQPSPLPKPVTSVHHVPHPPHTPHVSSLSACPGRGKMAKLLNPEEMTSRDYYFDSYAHFGIHEEMLKDEVRTLTYRNSMYHNKHIFKDKIVLDVGSGTGILSMFAAKAGAKHVYGIECSSISEYSEKIIKSNHLDSVITIIKGKVEETELPVDQVDIIISEWMGYCLFYESMLNTVIYARDKWLKPGGFMFPDRATLYVVAIEDRQYKDFKIHWWENVYGFDMTCIRNVAMMEPLVDIVDPKQVVTNSCLIKEVDIYTVKPEDLTFTSAFCLQIQRNDYVHALVTYFNMEFTKCHKKTGFSTAPDAPSTHWKQTVFYLEDYLTVRRGEEILGSITVKPNENNERDLDFTFELDFKGQLCDAAISHDYKMR, from the exons ATGGGACTGAGGCACTCATCGCGGTGCCTGCTCCTGCGGAGAAAGatggcggaggcggagagctcGGAG CGCCAGCAGCAGCGTATTTCCAATGCTCCCTCGTCCCAGTCCTTGCAACCATCTCCGCTACCGAAGCCAGTGACATCTGTTCATCATGTTCCTCACCCCCCACACACGCCACACGTCTCCTCGCTTTCTGCCTGTCCCGGCCGAGGCAAGATGGCCAAGCTACTAAACCCGGAGGAGATGACATCACGAGACTACTACTTTGACTCCTACGCCCACTTTGGGATCCACGAG GAGATGCTGAAGGATGAGGTGAGGACGCTGACGTATAGGAACTCCATGTACCACAATAAACACATCTTTAAAGATAAGATAGTTCTAGACGTGGGCAGCGGAACCGGAATCCTCTCCATGTTTGCTGCCAAAGCAGGAGCCAAGCATGTATACGGG ATTGAATGTTCCAGTATATCAGAGTATTCTGAGAAAATCATCAAGTCAAATCATCTGGACAGTG TTATCACCATCATAAAAGGAAAGGTGGAGGAGACCGAGCTGCCGGTGGATCAGGTGGACATCATTATTTCAGAGTGGATGGGCTACTGTCTTTTCTACGAGTCGATGCTCAATACTGTCATCTACGCCAGGGACAAATGgctg AAACCCGGTGGTTTCATGTTTCCAGACAGAGCCACATTGTACGTGGTTGCCATTGAAGATCGGCAATACAAAGACTTCAAAATCCATT GGTGGGAGAATGTCTACGGTTTTGACATGACGTGCATTCGAAACGTCGCTATGATGGAGCCCCTGGTGGACATAGTAGATCCTAAACAAGTCGTGACCAACTCCTGCCTCATTAAG GAGGTGGATATCTACACGGTGAAGCCGGAGGACCTGACGTTCACCTCGGCCTTCTGCCTGCAGATTCAGAGGAATGACTACGTTCACGCTCTCGTCACGTACTTCAACATGGAGTTCACCAAGTGTCACAAGAAGACGGGCTTCTCCACAG CCCCCGACGCTCCCAGCACTCACTGGAAGCAGACGGTGTTTTATCTGGAGGATTATTTGACGgtgaggagaggagaggagatccTGGGCAGCATCACAGTGAAGCCTAACGAGAATAACGAG CGTGACTTGGACTTCACCTTTGAGCTGGATTTCAAAGGACAGCTCTGCGACGCAGCCATCTCCCACGACTACAAGATGCGGTAA
- the prmt8b gene encoding protein arginine N-methyltransferase 8-B isoform X1: MGLRHSSRCLLLRRKMAEAESSEQRQQQRISNAPSSQSLQPSPLPKPVTSVHHVPHPPHTPHVSSLSACPGRGKMAKLLNPEEMTSRDYYFDSYAHFGIHEEMLKDEVRTLTYRNSMYHNKHIFKDKIVLDVGSGTGILSMFAAKAGAKHVYGIECSSISEYSEKIIKSNHLDSVITIIKGKVEETELPVDQVDIIISEWMGYCLFYESMLNTVIYARDKWLKPGGFMFPDRATLYVVAIEDRQYKDFKIHWWENVYGFDMTCIRNVAMMEPLVDIVDPKQVVTNSCLIKEVDIYTVKPEDLTFTSAFCLQIQRNDYVHALVTYFNMEFTKCHKKTGFSTAPDAPSTHWKQTVFYLEDYLTVRRGEEILGSITVKPNENNERDLDFTFELDFKGQLCDAAISHDYKMR; this comes from the exons ATGGGACTGAGGCACTCATCGCGGTGCCTGCTCCTGCGGAGAAAGatggcggaggcggagagctcGGAG CAGCGCCAGCAGCAGCGTATTTCCAATGCTCCCTCGTCCCAGTCCTTGCAACCATCTCCGCTACCGAAGCCAGTGACATCTGTTCATCATGTTCCTCACCCCCCACACACGCCACACGTCTCCTCGCTTTCTGCCTGTCCCGGCCGAGGCAAGATGGCCAAGCTACTAAACCCGGAGGAGATGACATCACGAGACTACTACTTTGACTCCTACGCCCACTTTGGGATCCACGAG GAGATGCTGAAGGATGAGGTGAGGACGCTGACGTATAGGAACTCCATGTACCACAATAAACACATCTTTAAAGATAAGATAGTTCTAGACGTGGGCAGCGGAACCGGAATCCTCTCCATGTTTGCTGCCAAAGCAGGAGCCAAGCATGTATACGGG ATTGAATGTTCCAGTATATCAGAGTATTCTGAGAAAATCATCAAGTCAAATCATCTGGACAGTG TTATCACCATCATAAAAGGAAAGGTGGAGGAGACCGAGCTGCCGGTGGATCAGGTGGACATCATTATTTCAGAGTGGATGGGCTACTGTCTTTTCTACGAGTCGATGCTCAATACTGTCATCTACGCCAGGGACAAATGgctg AAACCCGGTGGTTTCATGTTTCCAGACAGAGCCACATTGTACGTGGTTGCCATTGAAGATCGGCAATACAAAGACTTCAAAATCCATT GGTGGGAGAATGTCTACGGTTTTGACATGACGTGCATTCGAAACGTCGCTATGATGGAGCCCCTGGTGGACATAGTAGATCCTAAACAAGTCGTGACCAACTCCTGCCTCATTAAG GAGGTGGATATCTACACGGTGAAGCCGGAGGACCTGACGTTCACCTCGGCCTTCTGCCTGCAGATTCAGAGGAATGACTACGTTCACGCTCTCGTCACGTACTTCAACATGGAGTTCACCAAGTGTCACAAGAAGACGGGCTTCTCCACAG CCCCCGACGCTCCCAGCACTCACTGGAAGCAGACGGTGTTTTATCTGGAGGATTATTTGACGgtgaggagaggagaggagatccTGGGCAGCATCACAGTGAAGCCTAACGAGAATAACGAG CGTGACTTGGACTTCACCTTTGAGCTGGATTTCAAAGGACAGCTCTGCGACGCAGCCATCTCCCACGACTACAAGATGCGGTAA